GATGGAACAGAACAAACACCTTGCCCTGAAATAAGAGCCTATCAGAGTGGACCATGCTATTTGAAGAAAAGCAGTAATTTCGTGCAGAGCAAACACCAGAACAAATGACTTCATCTCTGAAACTTACACAGAGACTGCCAACTTGAGACTGTGCAAATATCTAGCAGACACCACATCCAGCAAGGAGACATCTTCATCAAAAAGATGCCTCAATTAGACACCACTtggaccccaaacacacacacatgcattctGTCAATAAATTTTTTACACACACTGTTTATCCCTCAGCTGTCAAATTGCTGAAGCGCACTGCAACAATGAACAGAAATGTGCCTTCAGGGCCCTCTGTCTCCATCTATAGGCAGAAGCCATCTGTCTAACCCCAACAGGCACAAGACAGGTTGAGAACTTAATGTCTGAAATCTCCTGCTGCCAGAAATGGAGTCTCCAGACACACAATGTAACATACAGTATACTCATCTATTATTCAACACTAGAGGAAGAAATCTGGGAAAAGTAGGTTGCGTTAGGAAAATAAGAGTGAAGTGATGCACTCTTTGCGGAACAAATGGGCATAAATCAATAGGTGCAAAAGAACTCCTCCCGGGGAAATGTGCAATTACCTAAAACTAAACATAAGGTGCCTCTTACATTGGCAATCTGGACAAGAATATGTACTTCCATATGGAATACGAGGCAAGTGGTTAAACTTtgattaaaacaaatgaaatgattATACAAGAAGTCATCTTTAATAGGGCAGTAACTTATGTCTGGTAGACAGCTGCATCTCATTAGGAAtttaaatgatgtcatttagttttaaacaaaatgtttatTGTATAAAAATGAGTCTTGACTCATAGAGTTGGCAGATGTTTTAGTTTAGCTTCAGTGAACAATGCAAATTAAAATCATAACAGGTAGAGTTTTAATATAACTTTTTATTCAAGTTCAATATAGATAGCGCCTGGGGGAAAAGTCAATGATTTTGTTACTAAACATCTGGCAGCAACTATTTAGCGATATATTACAATATTGTTATATTAGGTTGTTAAAACATTGAAGCTATCATGTAAATTCATCATAAACAATGACTTTTCTTGTAAACAAatttatattaaatgttttcatCCAACTCATGATTGCGCCCATTCAATTTGTCAGATGGTTATTTTAGAAGAATGCAAAATGCTTCAGAGACAAACCCACTGAAACCTACCGTCTGCTGAGAACTTTTTGATGGCTTGGCTTAGGGTGAGGAAGTTTCCGGTTGATTTGGACATCTGGTGGACAAGAAAAGCAAATGTCAGTAtaccccatacacacacacacacacatcatagAATTTCTATAGAAGTGACATATTTGTTGTGTTCAAGTCAAACAAGTGACGGCATTAAGATTGGACACACCTTCTCAGAATTGAGGAGCAGATGCCCATTGGCTCTCACGGCCTGTGGCCATTTCCCACTGAgggaaaaatatgacaatgtgatattggtgatatgatgtaaaaaaaaaaaaatgtttaatatcttttttaaaagtaataattTCCTGACCCTCACCTGTCATTGGGCCACATGGCCACATGGTTGTAGAGATAATAAGACAAGTGGTTGGGCACCAGATCTTTGCCAGATACGCGCACGTCCACCGGATACCAATACTCAAACTCTCTCCTAAGCTTCTGAAGATGCTCCCTTGGGATGTCCGTTTTTGGGAAAGGGGATGTTTTGAAAAAGATAAAGTCCCACACCTCTTTGGTCATCTGCTGTGGTCTAAGGCAAACACATGCAAAATGGAAGTTACACATTGGATGTAAATGATGTGTTGTTGCTGTTACAGATATGTGGATTGTGTCCTTACTGGATGCCCAGCGGTGAGGCCCCCTGTCCATTGAGCACACCTCCTTGGAGAAGGTGGGCCACCGTGTAATAAGCCATATATATGGTGGAGTCCGAGAGGGACTCAATCAGCCACTGCTCGTCCCAAGGTAGTCGAGTTCCTAAGGCAACCCAGCACAAACATGCAGGTCAAACGTGCTTACCCAATCACAAAAGTATTAGGATAGCAGACttatgctaaaaaaaaccacataCATTTTGACCATGTCATGCAttattatgaattattatttttctttcaaagggAAATAATTCAATTGATTGGCAGTCATTAACCTCACTAGACATCTAATCCAATTTAACTGTCACAATTGACTCATTCACAACTTGTCTCTTCTGGAATTTACATACACTTATGTATGGTCAGTCACTAAAACAATTGCTCACACTTACCAAGCCCATAAGTTCTAGAGCAGGCATGTTCTTGCAACCATGCCAAAGTAGCCTCAAAGTTTCTCCTGGTTTCATCACAAAATCTGTACAGGATGGAATATATAATCAATTAAAAAGTCAGTATAGTAGTCCTTATGGCGATCACCATACACTTGCAAAAAGCATAAAACACATTTGATCAAATGAATATAGCTCCTAATAAGTGGTCATCTTACGTCTCCAAAGTTTTTAGGGCTTCGTTGGCCTTCTGCTTCCATTCTGCATCACCATAGTCCAAATACCTGAGATGCAAAAGAAATCATTTGAATAAAACCCTATAATTGGAAATCCGAGTTGCACTTGGTCCATGTACTCACCACTGATCACAGAGTGCCACCACACATTCATCAACCGACCGCGACATGACCTGCTTTTCTGGCTCCATGTAGATGCAGGCCTCACCCTACAAACATGTGGTGCAGCAACGTGaccatttttttagaatttgaaCAATAAATCAATCATTCTAAGCATTCCATTCATGGGAGTCATATACTATAACTCAAAAAATGTTTATGATTCAAGAGGCTCTTCCTACCTTCTCGACCATCATTTTCTGGATAGGCTTTTTAACATCCTGGACCTTTTGCCCTTTGTAGCCATCAACCAACATGATCTGATGGGAATCAATTTGTCACCATCCAAGTAAAATAcgttaaaaatattattaaaaattttATATAGAATTTGGTATACAGACGAACCCCTTCGTAGAATCCTTTCAGGTAGACTTTCTCTTTGGCTTCAGCCAGTTTCTCCTTGTCATTCTGGCTCTGGATCTTCAACTCGTCACAGACCAGTGGCGCGGACAGGTTTCCATAACCAGGAATGTCTATAATAGGAATCTTAGGATACAAATATATCCATAATGGCTTTTCAGACTATTTTTTGACAGGTTTAAAGTGACATATCTGGAAAAGATAGTTTTACCGGCTCAAAGGGGAGAACCATCTTATCCTCGATTCCATACTTCTCCCTCAGGGCCtattgaaaatacagtattcattTGTTTCTATAAATGTGGCAGTAGGAACACTTATTTTGACTGGATTCAGCTTTGATggtgtagaagaaaaaaaaaactcacttgttttTTCTTGATGTCCCTAAGAGCAGCGATATCATCGGGGGCGTCAGAAGGCACGCTGGTAACTATACCCGTGCCTAATGGAAAGCAATCACAAAACAGAAGGGATATTGAATTCAGGGCAATTTCTGAAGCTGGGCAGCTTTGCTATTCACACCAAAGCTAACTGCGCGTGATGAGCACCAGAATGGACATTTCCCAAGAGGAAATGGTAAATAAAACTGTTTAAGAAGCCGTCGAAATGTCAGTGCACGAAAGCCATCCGTGTTTAACACACCTCATTGAGCTGCCCAACCTTTAAAACCAGGTAAGCCTGAGGGCAATTAGAACTTTAACAGTGACATTTAACTTTTACCTTTTGCAAGCTGAAAAACACTAAGCTGCAAGTGCAAATGTGTAATGAAAAACACTGAAGTGTGAGTGCAAATGTGTAAATGCTCAGGATGAACTTTCTTTCACCTTTGTCCTCCTTGATGGTGAGCATGGGCAAAGCGTAGATAATCTTATAGGAGGTAAGGGGAGCACTCAGTGCGCAGCCGAGGATGTCCTGCAAACAAAGATGTATATTTAACTCAGCTGGATGAACTATAGGTGCGAGACAGCGGTTTTAAAAGGAGCAATATGAAAAAACTATTGGCCATAAATGGTACTActgatcaaaatattgaagtgcaCGACAACAATTCCCCCTTTGGTGtcaacaaaaccaaaacaaaaacattttgcacCTCACCGCTTTGATAAGACTTGTCTAAAACCTTTAAAATGCACTGAGAACACAAGCATGGATGTTCACATTACCCATACATACCTGTCCCAGTATTTCCATAACTACTGGTACTACTCCATTTTCCTTGGTAAAGCCTTGGAAGGACATGTTCCTAGCAGACCTCCTGGTACAGATGAAGACATCCCCGCTGGTGGTCTCAAAAGCCACATAGTTCATGTCAGGCCTCACCCAGCAGTTGGTTTGACCGAACATGGTCTCGGGCCTTAGTGTTGCTGCCACCAGGTAGATGTTTTTGCCTTTCAAGGCGCTGCAATAATGAAAGCGTCAGTGCCGTATTTTGATTTTCATTTCTCCAACTTACGTCCACTCATTATTCCACACATTATACAAATGAGCATTAAACATTGTTTACCTGCTATAGAAAACCTTGGATTTGAATTTGGATGTGTAAGGCTCAACCATTTTCATCTTGATGAGAGTGTACTCCTGAGGTCCAACTCCCTACAAGTGAAACAGAAGAACACAATGTTATAAATAACTATATGCTCACTCATCTTTACCATGCCATTGACAATAGCAGTCGTTAAATATGATACAAAAACTACTACTTATACCTCTCCTGTCTGCCTGTCATGGTCCAtacatggttgtccatctttaGGGGAGTAAATAGTGTACCTACAAAAGATAATCACACTTATTTAATATACATGACATCATGATTATATTTTATCTCACCTTTTGCCGAAATTaatcttttttctctccttcagAGTGAGAAACTGCCAGCGGACAAATGAATCGTAGAAAGGGTTCACGTCAGTGGTGATGAACGAGCGTCGCCAGTCTACctgtaaaataacaacaaacacttCATCACTTAACATTAGCTCTTCTAGTCTGTCTTTTTTAAGCCTAAAGGGTGATTTTTGTACCTTGACACCCATCATTTTGAGGTCTTTGATTGCCAGAGGAGGAAAAAATTCCAGCCAGTGTTCAGCCTTGGCGAACTGAACAATATCAGAGTCAGACAAGCCCAGAGACCTCATGATATTCCACTGAAAAGCAGAGGAGCCAGCTTTGGCCACTGCTTTActctagaaaaaaatgacaagatgaaaaaaaaaaagtaaatatttactGCCAggtcctcccagttcaaatggattaaacatCTCCTATTCTGACCTTCTTTCCCTTTGCTTTGTCCTTAATGATAATTTCATCACAGATCTTAGGTTGctcctttttctcctcctcctcttcctcctctggaAACTGTGGTGGATTTCCATACACTTCCATCTCCCGCTTGAGCTTGTCTGCGCAGGCCTTTGTGAAAAATACTTCATGTTATTTTCCCCCTCTCAATATTGCACACTGCATTGGAACTAGCTCAAAAGCACTCACTTTGATTGGCATTCCTGTGCAGTGGAGACCAAAGGGGAAAAGACATTTCTTCCCTTTCAAAGATTGGTAGCCAACAGCAAACTGCCAAGAAACAACATAGGTTAGACAGGCACAAGTGCGCTCCATTCCACTACAGACTGAAGGCTGCATGCCCTCTACTGGCTAACTGGAAAACTGCAGGCAACACAGGCAACAACAACTCTACAATTACTCAACCAATCAAATgtgatataaatacatatatatttttaaagtcagcAATTGGGCTTTGATGATTGATACATACTTGCCAAGCCACATAACTACAACTTTCAAGATGATTGGTTCCACCAATGACAAATAGGTTAGGTTTTAGGTTATTTTTCTAAGatctttcctttaaaaaaaatgcaactcacCTCACACTTTGACAAGCTGAATGTGTGACCAAGATGCAACCGCCCATTCATGTAAGGGTATGGGAATGtgacaaaatacttatttttgctGCAAAATACATATTCAAAAAACATGGGAGGAAAAGTGAGAGAAATGATAAGGAATCACTGAATCGCAAATCACAATGTGCATCAATTTTTTGACAGGGGATTGTCACTGATGAAAGCTCATAGGAAcgaatttaaaggaaaaaatgccTTTATGTCCCTCATCAGTGACAATTTTTGACTCACCTTTGGTAATTCAGCGTTATATGCATTTTAATTGACTTTAGCAATTCATCTAGATATATTACACAAAACAACTACTTACTGTATGCTTTCCCCGATTGTTGCCGTTGCATCATTCTCAAATGCTTTTTCCTTCTCCCATTTTGCTTGGATTTCAAGCTCAATTTTTCTTAAGAAGTCCAACTTTGCTGTTCCCTTTCGCTCCTGTAGACAAAAAAACGCAGCAATACATTAACCGATGTCGATCTAAACGTCAGAAGTGGAAAGGTGACAACTAAAACTTTTGCCTTAGACTATGATCGAGAAGAAAATATATcagaaaattatacattttgaggGTATTTCATGTGTGCAGCTGTTTGCTAGCTAACTTTGCTCATATTTACAACATGTTAGTGTTGTGCAACATATCCTGATTGCCTACTTTAACCCATTTTTGGATCAAGACCCATGCACTTACCGTCATTTTGGtaaatcaattaattattaCGTTGATTtagcaaaataaatgaaaaaaagaagctaaggcaaga
This portion of the Stigmatopora nigra isolate UIUO_SnigA chromosome 19, RoL_Snig_1.1, whole genome shotgun sequence genome encodes:
- the lars1b gene encoding leucine--tRNA ligase, cytoplasmic, with amino-acid sequence MTERKGTAKLDFLRKIELEIQAKWEKEKAFENDATATIGESIHKNKYFVTFPYPYMNGRLHLGHTFSLSKCEFAVGYQSLKGKKCLFPFGLHCTGMPIKACADKLKREMEVYGNPPQFPEEEEEEEKKEQPKICDEIIIKDKAKGKKSKAVAKAGSSAFQWNIMRSLGLSDSDIVQFAKAEHWLEFFPPLAIKDLKMMGVKVDWRRSFITTDVNPFYDSFVRWQFLTLKERKKINFGKRYTIYSPKDGQPCMDHDRQTGEGVGPQEYTLIKMKMVEPYTSKFKSKVFYSSALKGKNIYLVAATLRPETMFGQTNCWVRPDMNYVAFETTSGDVFICTRRSARNMSFQGFTKENGVVPVVMEILGQDILGCALSAPLTSYKIIYALPMLTIKEDKGTGIVTSVPSDAPDDIAALRDIKKKQALREKYGIEDKMVLPFEPIPIIDIPGYGNLSAPLVCDELKIQSQNDKEKLAEAKEKVYLKGFYEGIMLVDGYKGQKVQDVKKPIQKMMVEKGEACIYMEPEKQVMSRSVDECVVALCDQWYLDYGDAEWKQKANEALKTLETFCDETRRNFEATLAWLQEHACSRTYGLGTRLPWDEQWLIESLSDSTIYMAYYTVAHLLQGGVLNGQGASPLGIQPQQMTKEVWDFIFFKTSPFPKTDIPREHLQKLRREFEYWYPVDVRVSGKDLVPNHLSYYLYNHVAMWPNDSGKWPQAVRANGHLLLNSEKMSKSTGNFLTLSQAIKKFSADGMRLALADAGDTVEDANFVETMADAGILRLYTWLEWVKEMIANQNNLRTGPADTFNDRVFASEMNSGILKTEQHYERMMYKEALKCGFFEFQAAKDKYRELAIEGMHRELVFQFIERQTLLLAPICPHLCEYTWTLLGKSASVTKASWPIAGPVDEILIRSSQYLMETAHDLRLRLKAYLLPPKNKKGDSKPPPKPSHCTIYVAKSYPAWQHSALSLLGKHYKSNNGVLPDNKLIASELGALPELKKYMKRVMPFVAMIKEKLEKNGPRVLDLELEFDERAVLMENLVYLTNSLELEQIDILFAFEGDDKVKEDCCPGQPFCVFRSELAVCVSLVNPQPCNGLFSTRIDIRQGDSRDSIVRRLAKVNRLIKDLSKVKLMRYEDPLMGTRQIPVLGQEEQGKVVISPQSVFSIDLQEKKVTVADNGLTVDIGDTLAYLFY